CGGCGTAAATTCCGGTGGTGGACTGGGAGATTTACTGGGTGGAATTTTGGGCGGTGCACAAAATCAGGCGCAGGCTGAGCCTTCAAACCCTTTGAACGATATTTTAGGAAGCGTACTTGGAGGCGGCTCTCAGCAGTCTTCAGGAAATCCACTTAATGACATTCTGGGCAGTGTTTTGGGTGGTGGTAACAACCAGCAACAACAGCAAGGAGGTTTGGGCGGACTTTTAGGAAGCATCTTGGGAGGCGGAAAATAGCAAGTCCACTTCACACTAAATAAAAAAACCGAAGATTATTCTTCGGTTTTTTTTGTTTTTGCTGCTTTAGGCTTTGCGTCCTTATCGGATTTCTCAGCTTTAGGTTTCGCTGCTGTTTTGGGTTTGGTTTCGGAAGGCATTTCCGCATTTTCAGATTTATCATTCGGATAGCCCACTTCTTTTCTGACTTTCACTTTAGATGCTTTTTTATCGTCTTCATCTAAAACCTTCACCGGAATATTTTTCACGGAGTTCGATTTTCTTGGTCTTTTCTTTCCATAACTTCCTGCAGTCACTTTTCCGCGTCTTGATTTCTGATCACCTTTTCCCATAATTAATACTGTTTTTTTGTTATTGATTTACACAAAGTTAAGCAAAAAACACACTCGTTGGGTTCTAAATTCTTACAATTTCAAACTTTCTTTTTTTGAACTTCCGCCATTCCCACGGAGCGATAGGTTCTTTTTCCTGCCAAAGTCCGCGTTTCTTTTTTCGTGCTTCCATTTCCAGATCTGCATAATTTTCACTTTTTGAATACCGCTTGAAATGCCATGCTAAGCCGTTCCTCACTAACTCTTTTCCTAAATTCTGGTTCTTATAGAAAATTTCACCGATCCACCTTCCGTTTCTGTCCCTTTTGCCGTTTCCAATCACTACAACAGTCTTTCCAAAACAAAAATCTGAAGCGAACATTTTTGCCTTAGCCCCATATGGCTGATTTTTCTCCGGCGCATCAATATGTTCAAGTCTAACAACGATCTCTCTATGTTCATTCAGCACTACAAACGTATCACCGTCCTTCACGCCCACCACTTTTCCCGAAATTTTCTGTGAAAAGCCAAATCCGTAAAAACACACACAGAACAATAAAAACAGTAATCTCCTCATATTTTTTAGCCAAGGCGTAAATCTAAGCATATTAGGGCAGGATTCAAACCAGAGTGAATTGATTTCCCGTACAAAAAACTTATCTTTGCACACGATAAAATCTCAACTTTCAAACATCAAATTTATGTTCCGTACGCATACCAACGGCGAGCTTTCGCTTCAAAATCTTAATGAAAATGTTACGCTTTCAGGCTGGGTTCAAACAATCCGTGATAAAGGATTTATGATTTGGATCGACCTTCGGGACCGTTACGGAATTACACAGCTGGTCTTCGATCAGGACCGTTCCTCTGCAGAATTAATGGAAGAAGCTAAAAAGCTCGGACGTGAATTCGTGATTCAGGTTGAAGGAAAAGTCATTGAAAGAGTTTCAAAAAACCCGAATATTCCTACAGGCGAAATTGAAATTTTAGTTGAAAAGCTTACTGTTCTAAATGAATCCCAGCTTCCGCCATTCACCATCGAAGATCAAACCGATGGTGGTGAAGAACTGAGAATGAAATACAGATATTTGGATATCCGCAGAAATCCGGTAAAAGACAAACTGATTTTCCGTCACAAAATGGCGCAGAAAGTAAGGAACTATCTTTCTGATCAGAATTTTATCGAAGTTGAAACGCCGGTTCTTATTAAATCCACTCCCGAAGGTGCAAGAGATTTCGTGGTTCCAAGCAGAATGAATCCTGGCCAGTTTTATGCACTTCCGCAATCGCCACAAACTTTCAAACAGTTGTTGATGATCGGCGGAATGGACCGTTATTTCCAGATTGTAAAATGTTTCCGTGACGAGGATTTAAGAGCAGACAGACAGCCTGAGTTTACCCAAATCGATTGCGAAATGGCTTTTGTGGAGCAGGAAGATGTTTTGGAAATCTTCGAAGGAATGACGGCGACTTTATTGAAAGATATTGCCGGAAAAGAATTCGGAAAATTCCCGAGAATGACTTTCGCTGACGCGATGAAAAATTATGGTAATGACAAACCTGATATCCGTTTCGGGATGAAATTCGTGGAAGTAAATGAGTTGGTTAAAGGAAAGGATTTCAAAATATTTGATGACGCCGAATTGGTTGTCGGAATCAATGTTGAAGGCTGCGCAGATTATACGAGAAAACAAATCGACGAACTCATTGATTGGGTAAAACGTCCGCAAATTGGTGCCAACGGAATGATTTGGATTAAATTCCAGAATGACGGCGTTGTAACTTCTTCCGTAAATAAATTTTACAGCGAAGAAGATTTAAAGAAAATTACAGAAAAATTCGGAGCAAAAGAAGGAGATTTAATTTTCCTGATGTCCGGAAATGAAAATAAGGTAAGAAACCAACTTTCCGCATTGAGAATGGAACTTGGGAACCGTTTGGGTTTAAGAAAAGGAAACGAATTTGCACCACTTTGGGTAATCGATTTCCCGCTGTTGGAATGGGACGAAGAAACCGGAAGATACCATGCAATGCACCATCCGTTCACGTCACCAAAACCTGAAGATGTGCACTTACTGGAAACCGATCCGGGAATAGCGAGAGCAAATGCTTACGATTTAATTCTGAACGGAAATGAAATCGGCGGCGGATCTGTAAGGATTTTCGATAAAGATTTACAGGCAAAAATGTTTAACCTATTAGGTTTCACCAAAGAAGACGCCGAAGCACAGTTTGGATTTTTGATGAACGCTTTCCAGTACGGAGCACCGCCTCACGCAGGTCTGGCTCTAGGTTTCGACCGTTTGGTTGCAATTTTGGACGGAAACGAAGTCATCCGCGATTATATTGCTTTTCCGAAAAACAATTCCGGACGGGATGTAATGATCGACGCACCGAGTAAGATTGCTGATGAGCAGCTTGAAGAACTTTTCCTGAAAGTAGAAACGAAAGAATAAACTTTTTATACTTACCAATTATAATCCCGGCAATTCGTCGGGATTTCTTATTTTTATTCAAATATTCAGCAATGAAAAAATCACTTTCTCTTTTTTCTTTTTCCTTTTTCCTTATGATTACTGCTCAAAATCTTACTTCTTATGTCAATCCGTTTGTCGGCACAAAAAATATGGGACATACTTTTCCAGGTGCTACTTCGCCGTTCGGTATGGTGCAGCTTTCGCCGGAAACCAATCAAGTTCCGTACGCGGTTGACGGCAAATACAATCCCGAAACGTATCGCTACTGTTCGGGTTATCAGTTTGAAGACCAAACCATTTTTGGTTTTTCGCATACCCATTTCAGCGGTGTTGGACATTCTGATCTCGGAGATTTTCTTGTGATGCCTACGACAGGTAAACTCAATTTAGAACCCGGAAAAATTAGTGAACCGAAAAGCGGTTACCATTCTCAGTTTTCAAAAAGCACAGAAAAAGCGGAACCTGGATTTTATGAAGTCTTTCTTGATGATTATGGAATTAAAGCAGAACTCACCACCTCGGACCGGGTGGGTTTTCACCGTTACACATTCCCCAAATCAGGCGAATCGCATATTATTCTGGATTTAATGTCGAATATTTACAACTACGATTCTAAAAATGTGTGGACTTTTGTTCGGGCTGAAGACAATCAGACCGTTGTCGGTTACCGCGAGACAACCGGCTGGGCGCGAACCAAAAAGGTGTTCTTTGCGATGAAATTTTCGAAACCGTTTAAAAGTTATGGCAGAAAACGCTACGAAAAAGTAGAATACAACGGCTTCTACAGAAAATTCAATGAAAACGAGAACTTCCCGGAATTTGCTGGAAGACAAATCAGGGCGTATTTCGATTTTGACACTGAAAAAGACGAGCAGATTCTGATCAAATTCGCACTTTCAAATACTTCTACCAACGGAGCACTAAAAAATCTGGACGCAGAAATTCCGCACTGGGATTTCAATCAGGTGAAAAATGAGACTTCCGAAAAGTGGGAGAAAGAACTTTCGAAAATTGAGGTGGAAACTTTAAACGAAAACGATAAAAAAACTTTCTACACCGCACTTTATCACACCATGATGTCGCCGATTCTTTACGAAGATGTTGATGGAAAATACCTCGGACTTGATCAAAATATTCATGAATCGGAAGGATTTACCAACTACTCCATTTTTTCGCTTTGGGACACCTATCGTGCGCTGCATCCGCTTTACAATATTATTCAGCCTAAAAGAAACAACGATTTTGTGCATTCAATGATGGCACATTACGACCAAAGCGTCCATAAAGCTTTGCCCATCTGGAGTCATTACGCCAACGAAAACTGGTGTATGATCGGTTATCACTCTGTTTCCGTAATTGCAGATGCAATCGTGAAAGGAACTACCGATATCGATGTAAGCCGGGCTTTAACAGCAGCAAGGAATTCATCAAACCTAAAGTACTATGACGGAATTGAAGACTATCTGAAATACGGCTATGTTCCCGAGGACAAAAGCAGTTCCTCAGTTTCAAAAACGTTGGAATATGCCTATGATGACTGGGCTATCGCGCAAATTGCAAAAAGAGCCGGCGACAAAAATTCCGAAACCGAATATCTGACAAGAAGCCAGTCTTACCGCAATGTTTACAATCCCAAAACCGGATTTATGCATCCAAAACTTTCAGACGGAAATTTCAAGAAAGAATTTGATCCGATGGATACGCACGGCCAGGGTTTTATCGAAGGAAATGCTTTTAATTACGGACTTTATGTCCCTCAAAACGTTCCCGAAATGATCAAAATGATGGGCGGAAAAACTAAATTCTCCAAACATTTAGATGAAATTTTCACCACGGAAATCGCTGACAAATACATCGAAAAAAACGAAGACATCACCCGAGACGGCATCATCGGAAACTACGTTCACGGAAACGAACCGGGGCATCATATTCCGTATCTATACAACTGGACGGGCGATGCGTGGAAAACCCAGGAACGCGTGCGGATGATTATGCGGAAAATGTATTCAGCCGAAGAAGACGGACTTTGCGGAAATGATGATGCAGGACAAATGTCGGCGTGGTATGTTTTCTCGGCGCTTGGTTTTTATCCTGTTTTGCCGGGTTCCGATGAATATCAGATTGGTTCGCCTTTGGTAAAATCTGCGAAAATTAATCTGGAAAACGGGAAAACGTTATCTATTAAAACCGAAAATCAATCAGAGAAAAATGTTTATGTAAAGCGAATTTTGGTAAACGGAAAAGAAATTAAAAACCATGTTCTTAAGCACAGCGACATTGCAAACGGAGGAAAAGTTATTTTCGTAATGAGTGATAAACACTGATTTACGGTAATTTCGCCACCAAAAATTCAGGGGATATTTTTAAAATCCAGTAAATGATTTTCCATTTCCAGTTGGGAACAATGGTGAAGGAATCCCCCGCGTTCACGATGTGTTTCGCGACATAATCCGGTTCCATGATTAAAGATTCATTTAGGTTTAAACCTACATTTATTTTGGTTCTGATGTAACCGCTGATCAAAACATTTACGGTAATATTCCGTGAACTTAAATCCTGCCTCAAACCCGAAAGATAAGTCGTGAAAGCTGCTTTTGTACTACCATAAATATAATTGCTTTTTCTGCCTCTAACTCCTGAAAGAGAGGACAGACCGATGATTCGTTCAAGATTTGTATTTGAAAGATCGTTCGCAATTATATTTAAAACTGAAACTGCGCCGGCGTAATTCACCTTCATCATTTCGAAAGCATCATTGAAATTTTTGCACGCTTGCTCATTCTGTCTTAAAAATCCTGCTGCGTAAATCACAATGTGAGGTTTCGCGGGCAATTCCTCATAAAATTTCTGATGAGACAAAAAATCAGCCGCATCAAAAAACATCACCTGAACCGAATTTTTCAGGTGATTTTTTGTGATAAAATTTTCCAGTGAAATTAAATCCCGCGAAGCTGCAAAAACGGTATAACCTTTTGCTGTATATTGCAAAATACACTGTTTAGCGACATCGGAATTGGCGCCTAAAATGAGAACTGTTTTCTCCTTGTTCATTTGAAATTAAACTATTTCGCTCTCAGCCTTTCTTTGATCAGTTCAATATTTTTCTTAGCCGAATCTTCCAGGATTAAACTTGCGCTCATGTGAATTCTCTCCGGCATTAAACTTTCAAAATGTTCGGTTCCTTCCCAGGAAACTTTTTTAATCAAAGCCAAAGCATCGGAACTTCTGTGCGAAAGTTTCTCCACGAAATTCTGAAGCTCTGCATCCATTTCCACAATAGTTGAGGAAACAGAATGATAAACATCGTGCTTTTCACACCATTCTGCGCTGCGGAAATCCGCGTCAATTGACATTGCAGCGTAAGCTGATTTCCCTATTTTTCTTTCAACGTATGGTCCGATAACGAAAGGTCCGATTCCCAAATTCAATTCAGTTAAAGCCATCGCAGCATCTTTCGTCGCAAAACAGTAATCTGCCGCACAGGCAATTCCTACACCGCCACCAGTTGTTTTTCCCTGAACGCGAACGATAACAAGTTTTCCGCAATTGCGCATTGCATTTAAAACTTTTGCGAAACCGCCAAAAAATCTTTTAGAAGTCTCCAGTTCTTCAATTGAAAGTAGCTCATCGAAACTTGCGCCTGCACAGAAAGCTTTTTCACCCTCAGATTTCAACAAAATGGCTTTCACATTTTCATTTTTTCCGGCATCTAAAATTGTTTGAGCGAGCAATTCCAGAATTTCACCGGGTAAAGAATTGCTTTTTTCGGTTCCGAAGGTTATGTGACAAATATTATTATGTAGATTGGAATGTACAGAGTCAGTCATTTTAGATTTTTTTTAATAAAAACAAAAATAGTAAATGAATTATTTATCGGGTTAGATTTAATTGCTTTTTATTTGAATTATTAATTTTCAGAACGACAACAAAGATCAGCTATAATCCATTCGCTATCAGATAAATAACTCAATCCTGCTGTTTCATATGCATTTGTCCACCATTTGTCCACCCCTATTTTTATATTTTTTACTGTATTCATTTTAGATTTGCATCCGAAAATATAAAAAATAAAAAATTATGAAAAAATCTTTCTTCCTCGGTCTTTTAGGTATTATCTTCTCCACAATGGGGTATGGACAAACCAGTACTGAAACTTTTGAAACCGAATCTCACGGCAGTAAGAGTTTCACAGACAATGGTGTAATTTTTACAATTATTACCCACACCGGTGGGTTTGATATTCAGGGAAACTACCCTGGTACAGGCTGGAGTGGAACGTCAAATGACAACAGATATATCGACAATTCCGGCGCCGGCAATGTAGTTACAAATGCATCATTCAGTATTAAAACAACTTCCAATTTGTTTAAAGTAAACAGATTTTGGATATTTCTTTCCGATACCAGTCTCAATCAAACGGTAGCGGGTACTCTTACGGTCACCGGCAAAATAAATGGTGTCACCAAATTTACACAAACTAAAACTACAGGTTTTGCCACTTCTTTGGGTTCCACTAATGGACACACTTTAATTGACCTCACTAATCTTAACGGACAAAACTATAGTAATATAGTTATAGATCAACTTCAAATTACTCTAGGTGGAGCATATGTCTACGCAGGATTAGATGCTTTTACCTGGGTGAAAGATTCCGGAATTGTATTGGCCACAGAAGACACACAAATTTCTGGCAAACTGAAAGTTTATCCCAATCCTACCCATGGAGAATTGAATATTGATATTAACGGGAAAAACGCAGCGCAGATATACAGTTCCGAAGGTAAGCTTGTAAAAACAACCTACTTGAAAGATGGCCATAATAGAACCAATATAGATGAACTTCCAAATGGAGTATACCTGATCAAAGTGGGCACAGAAACGAAAAAAATAATTAAAAAATAAACTCCAGGAAAACTCATTATTAAAACAATAAAGTTCCCCAAAGGGAGCTTTATTTGTTTTTATCGATTACTAAATGGTGAGTTATTATTTTTAAGTTCCTGATTTACAAATCCGTTGTTCATTATGCTTTATTTAGTGCGATTAAATATTTGTCGATGTATAATTGTTTCTCTTTGCTTTTATACTGCTGAATATATCTGGGATGTTCTAAAACAGTGATTTTATCGAAAAATTTTTCCTGTTGGTTTATTTTTTCAATAAAAACCGCGTTCTTTTTTCCTAAAATAAAGACCTCAGAAATATCCAAACCCAAGCTGATATGATCTTTTAAACTTTGAATCATAAAAGGTTTCAACGTCTGAAAAAGATCTTTGTCATCATAATAGTTGGCGTTTAAACCGCCTCTCGCCGTCTTCCTAATGATGGCTAAGGGAAACGGCGAATTGATATAGAAATCGCTGTAAAACTGTTCTGCGCCGCCGAAAGCTTCAATCATGTCATACATAAAAACGGAAGAAACTTCGTGTGTTCTCGCCGATTCCATCCTGATTCCGCAGGCGCTTTCCAGTCTTTTGGTATCGGTAAACGGAACACCTGTAACTCCCGCTCCGTGGCGGCTTGGATTGATTCCGATGATGAATTTCCGCTGATGATGATCATTGTAAAACTTCTGGTAAAACGTTGCCATCACCGTTAACGTTTCGGCGTTATCAAAAAATGGATTAAGCAGGTCGAAGCCATCAGGAAGTTTCCCTGAATATTTTAATTCTTTATTAAACGCGACAACTTTTTCCCCAAAGGTTTTCATACTAGATCAATCCAAACTGCTCAAAATGGTGAGTAAAATGTTTTCTGTGGAACAATTCCATCATTTCCTTGGTCAGCATTCCGAAACGCGGATGGAAATTCTCGGCTTGTGGATTTTCGCGGTAATAAATCAGAAATTCTTTTAAAGTTTCCAGAAGCTTCTCTTTTGCTTCCGTAAGATTCTTAAATCGCAATACAAGCTCTTCACCTTCTTTAAGGAGCGGATATTGCGCACCAGGTCTGATTTTCTGATCTGTATAAATCCAGTCCTGAAGCAGCTCGATTTTATCGGCCGGAATTTCAGGAAAGTCAGAAGGCTCCAAAGAACCGAAACCATTACGCAAAACCTCCTCCAGATGTTCTACCATCAGTTGCGGAGACATCATTCCGAATTTTCTTTCGGAATTTTCGGTCAAGCCGTTTAATATTTTTTGGATACTTTTTGTCTGTAACTGAATAAAAGGTGATTTTTTGGCAACAAGTGTAAGAATTGTAGCAACACAAACGATCTCGTCGCGCTGATTTACAACTTCCACCAGCCATTTTATTACTCCGGAAGGTATGTTTCTGCCTTTTACGCCTTTATTGATTTTTTCTTTTGCTGTCAAATAAACGGTGATGGTGTCGCCGGCATAAACAGGTTTAAAGAAACTTGCATTTTCGAGTCCGTAATTCGCGATAACAGGACCTTTTTTACCGGAGACAAACAGACCGGCCGCAGCTGAAAGAATAAAATATCCGTGCGCAACTGTCTTATCAAAAATGGTTCCGTTTAAACTTGTAGCATCCGTGTGCGCGTAGAAATGATCCCATGAAACATTCGAAAAATTTACAATATCGGCTTCAGTTACTGTCCTGCCGGCAGTTTCCAGAGAGTCACCGATTTCAACTTCTTCAAAATACTTATTGAACGGATGTTTATCCGCATATTTTTTATCGGCTCCCTGCTGATAAATTTTTGTAATGGCTGTCAAAATATCCGGAGAACCCTGAATTGCGGTTTTCTGAAGAAAGAAATGAAGTCCGTTCAAACCGCCCATTTCCTCACCACCCCCTGCTCTTCCGGGACCGCCGTGCATCAATGTGGGTAACGGCGAACCGTGACCTGTAGATTCCTTTGCGTTATCGCGGTTCAATACAAAAATACGCCCGTGTGACGAAGCCATTTTCCAGGAAGTTTCAGCAACAAATTTTTCGTCATGTGAAATGATAGAGCCCACCAAACTTCCCTTACCTCTTTTAGCCAAAGCCGCAGCTTCCTCGGCATCTTTATAGGGCATTATGGTTGAAACGGGCCCGAAAGCTTCCACATCATGAGAAACATTTTTCTCGAAAGGTTTATCATTATAAAAAACTTTTGGTGACATAAAGGCGCCACTTTCGTAATCAGCGTCTACCAGTTCGTGTTTACCGTCGTAGATAAGTTCTGTTTCGGCTTTTAGAAGTTGAATTTTGCTTTCTAGAACTTCCATTTCTTTTTTACCGACGATGGAGCCCATTCTGGTTTCACGGTTCAGCGGGTTTCCGATTTTTGTCTGGTCTAAAGCTTTGCTTAAAGCATTCTGAACATCACCAACGAGATTTTCAGGAACAATAATTCTGCGGATTGCTGTACATTTTTGGCCGGCTTTGGTCGTCATTTCGTTGCGGACTTCCTTGATGAAAAGGTCGAATTCCGGTGTGCCAGGTTTTGCATCTAACCCAAGAATCGAAGCATTCAGAGAATCAGCTTCCATATTGAATCTTACCGCATTGGTAGAAACGGAGGGCAAAGATTTTAATTTTTTTCCTGTGGAAGCGGAACCTGTAAAAAGCACGGAATCTCCGTCCTGAACGTAATCCAAAATATTTCCCGGTTCGCCACAAACCAACTGAATCGCACCTTCTGGAAGAATGCCACTTTCAATCATATCCTGAAAAACCGCGTTGGTCAGATAAGAACCGGGGGTTGCAGGTTTCACCACACTTGGAACTCCGGCAAGCAAAGAAGTAGAAAGTTTTTCCATCATTCCCCAAACCGGAAAGTTGTAGGCGTTGATCTGTACAGAAACGCCTTCGCTCGGCGTTAAAATATGAGTTCCGATGAAAGTTCCGTTGGCGGAAAGTTTCTGGGTGTCGCCATCGACCCAAAAAGGCGTGTTCGGCAACATTCTTTTAGCCAAACCGGAATAAGCGAAGAATGTTCCGAAGCCTCCTTCAATATCGACCCAGGAATCAGCGTGCGTCGCTCCTGTTTTATAGGACAGATCGTAATATTTCTTTTTTCTTTCTAATAAATACAACGCCACTTTTTTCAACATTTCGCCGCGATCATAGAAAGTCATGGAAGAAAGGTTTTTATAACCAAGAGTTCTTCCATAGTCCAATGCCTGTTGAAAATCCAGACCTTCAGTATCAGAAACAGCTACGAGTTCTCCGTTTACTGCGTTATAAAGAGGGATTTCATTTCCTGTGCCTTCAATCCAGTGTCCGGCGATATAGTTTTTGAGTTTCATTCTAAAGTTTTAAAATACCTGAAAATTTAAAGGTGTTAAGATACAGAATTTTTCAATTTTTGCGAAGTTGTGTTTGGTAAGCAGCGTTGCGCCCCGGATGGAACGGCATGTTTGAGCTCTTTCTTTGGTAGTTTCCGCGCGGCTTCGCCGCGCGGAAACTACCAAAGAAAAGCGAGTAGTGACAGCCGGAAAAGGCGTCCATAAAAAATCCCCTTCGGTAAACCGAAAGGGATTGTATAAGAATTTGCAAAATTATCTTGCGCTTAAGTCAACATAATCGCGTTTTTGTGCGCCCTGGTATACCTGTCTTGGTCTTCCGATTGGGTCGTTGTGTAAACGCATTTCTTTCCACTGAGAAATCCAGCCTGGAAGTCTTCCTAATGCGAACATTACGGTAAACATTTCTGTTGGGATTCCTAAAGCTCTGTAAATGATTCCTGAATAGAAATCTACGTTTGGATACAGTTTTCTGCTTACGAAATATTCGTCTTCTAGTGCCACTCTTTCCAACTGCATTGCGATATCTAAAGCTTTATCTTCAATACCTAAGGAATTAAGGATATCATCAGCAGCTTTTTTGATGATGGTTGCGCGCGGATCGAAGTTTTTGTAAACTCTGTGTCCGAAGCCCATCAAACGGAAGTTATCGTCTTTATTTTTAGCTTTTTCTACATATTTAGCCACGTCGCCTCCATCCTGCTCAATCATTTCAAGCATTTCGATTACTGCCTGGTTTGCTCCACCGTGAAGCGGGCCCCAAAGTGCAGAAATACCTGCCGATACGGAAGCGAATAAACCTGTATGTGCTGAGCCAACCATTCTTACTGTTGATGTAGAACAGTTTTGCTCGTGGTCAG
The window above is part of the Kaistella faecalis genome. Proteins encoded here:
- a CDS encoding 30S ribosomal protein THX, with translation MGKGDQKSRRGKVTAGSYGKKRPRKSNSVKNIPVKVLDEDDKKASKVKVRKEVGYPNDKSENAEMPSETKPKTAAKPKAEKSDKDAKPKAAKTKKTEE
- a CDS encoding thermonuclease family protein; the encoded protein is MRRLLFLLFCVCFYGFGFSQKISGKVVGVKDGDTFVVLNEHREIVVRLEHIDAPEKNQPYGAKAKMFASDFCFGKTVVVIGNGKRDRNGRWIGEIFYKNQNLGKELVRNGLAWHFKRYSKSENYADLEMEARKKKRGLWQEKEPIAPWEWRKFKKRKFEIVRI
- the aspS gene encoding aspartate--tRNA ligase, encoding MFRTHTNGELSLQNLNENVTLSGWVQTIRDKGFMIWIDLRDRYGITQLVFDQDRSSAELMEEAKKLGREFVIQVEGKVIERVSKNPNIPTGEIEILVEKLTVLNESQLPPFTIEDQTDGGEELRMKYRYLDIRRNPVKDKLIFRHKMAQKVRNYLSDQNFIEVETPVLIKSTPEGARDFVVPSRMNPGQFYALPQSPQTFKQLLMIGGMDRYFQIVKCFRDEDLRADRQPEFTQIDCEMAFVEQEDVLEIFEGMTATLLKDIAGKEFGKFPRMTFADAMKNYGNDKPDIRFGMKFVEVNELVKGKDFKIFDDAELVVGINVEGCADYTRKQIDELIDWVKRPQIGANGMIWIKFQNDGVVTSSVNKFYSEEDLKKITEKFGAKEGDLIFLMSGNENKVRNQLSALRMELGNRLGLRKGNEFAPLWVIDFPLLEWDEETGRYHAMHHPFTSPKPEDVHLLETDPGIARANAYDLILNGNEIGGGSVRIFDKDLQAKMFNLLGFTKEDAEAQFGFLMNAFQYGAPPHAGLALGFDRLVAILDGNEVIRDYIAFPKNNSGRDVMIDAPSKIADEQLEELFLKVETKE
- a CDS encoding GH92 family glycosyl hydrolase; the protein is MKKSLSLFSFSFFLMITAQNLTSYVNPFVGTKNMGHTFPGATSPFGMVQLSPETNQVPYAVDGKYNPETYRYCSGYQFEDQTIFGFSHTHFSGVGHSDLGDFLVMPTTGKLNLEPGKISEPKSGYHSQFSKSTEKAEPGFYEVFLDDYGIKAELTTSDRVGFHRYTFPKSGESHIILDLMSNIYNYDSKNVWTFVRAEDNQTVVGYRETTGWARTKKVFFAMKFSKPFKSYGRKRYEKVEYNGFYRKFNENENFPEFAGRQIRAYFDFDTEKDEQILIKFALSNTSTNGALKNLDAEIPHWDFNQVKNETSEKWEKELSKIEVETLNENDKKTFYTALYHTMMSPILYEDVDGKYLGLDQNIHESEGFTNYSIFSLWDTYRALHPLYNIIQPKRNNDFVHSMMAHYDQSVHKALPIWSHYANENWCMIGYHSVSVIADAIVKGTTDIDVSRALTAARNSSNLKYYDGIEDYLKYGYVPEDKSSSSVSKTLEYAYDDWAIAQIAKRAGDKNSETEYLTRSQSYRNVYNPKTGFMHPKLSDGNFKKEFDPMDTHGQGFIEGNAFNYGLYVPQNVPEMIKMMGGKTKFSKHLDEIFTTEIADKYIEKNEDITRDGIIGNYVHGNEPGHHIPYLYNWTGDAWKTQERVRMIMRKMYSAEEDGLCGNDDAGQMSAWYVFSALGFYPVLPGSDEYQIGSPLVKSAKINLENGKTLSIKTENQSEKNVYVKRILVNGKEIKNHVLKHSDIANGGKVIFVMSDKH
- a CDS encoding SDR family NAD(P)-dependent oxidoreductase encodes the protein MNKEKTVLILGANSDVAKQCILQYTAKGYTVFAASRDLISLENFITKNHLKNSVQVMFFDAADFLSHQKFYEELPAKPHIVIYAAGFLRQNEQACKNFNDAFEMMKVNYAGAVSVLNIIANDLSNTNLERIIGLSSLSGVRGRKSNYIYGSTKAAFTTYLSGLRQDLSSRNITVNVLISGYIRTKINVGLNLNESLIMEPDYVAKHIVNAGDSFTIVPNWKWKIIYWILKISPEFLVAKLP
- a CDS encoding enoyl-CoA hydratase/isomerase family protein, which codes for MTDSVHSNLHNNICHITFGTEKSNSLPGEILELLAQTILDAGKNENVKAILLKSEGEKAFCAGASFDELLSIEELETSKRFFGGFAKVLNAMRNCGKLVIVRVQGKTTGGGVGIACAADYCFATKDAAMALTELNLGIGPFVIGPYVERKIGKSAYAAMSIDADFRSAEWCEKHDVYHSVSSTIVEMDAELQNFVEKLSHRSSDALALIKKVSWEGTEHFESLMPERIHMSASLILEDSAKKNIELIKERLRAK
- a CDS encoding T9SS type A sorting domain-containing protein — its product is MKKSFFLGLLGIIFSTMGYGQTSTETFETESHGSKSFTDNGVIFTIITHTGGFDIQGNYPGTGWSGTSNDNRYIDNSGAGNVVTNASFSIKTTSNLFKVNRFWIFLSDTSLNQTVAGTLTVTGKINGVTKFTQTKTTGFATSLGSTNGHTLIDLTNLNGQNYSNIVIDQLQITLGGAYVYAGLDAFTWVKDSGIVLATEDTQISGKLKVYPNPTHGELNIDINGKNAAQIYSSEGKLVKTTYLKDGHNRTNIDELPNGVYLIKVGTETKKIIKK
- a CDS encoding SMUG2 DNA glycosylase family protein, whose product is MKTFGEKVVAFNKELKYSGKLPDGFDLLNPFFDNAETLTVMATFYQKFYNDHHQRKFIIGINPSRHGAGVTGVPFTDTKRLESACGIRMESARTHEVSSVFMYDMIEAFGGAEQFYSDFYINSPFPLAIIRKTARGGLNANYYDDKDLFQTLKPFMIQSLKDHISLGLDISEVFILGKKNAVFIEKINQQEKFFDKITVLEHPRYIQQYKSKEKQLYIDKYLIALNKA